Genomic window (Arachis hypogaea cultivar Tifrunner chromosome 13, arahy.Tifrunner.gnm2.J5K5, whole genome shotgun sequence):
cacgtttttttttgtttttttttttccataacaaatacaatagaaaataataaacacACTCTTAGAGTTTTGCAAACATTATTACGTGTAAAACAAGCAAAGGTCTATACCAGTACCACTGCCTTTTGCCGGGGATtaataagaaattattataattaaattgttGTTAGATAATTCTTATCGAGAATAATAGAGAAATgaattcttctatttttgttaaaaattgaaGTAATGAATTATATTtgcataataaattattaattgtacTAAGCTACATATGCTGTGGGGATggagaaaatataaaaatttccCTAACTAATTAAGAACACTGCTGGCTAGTCATTAAAAAAGTTTAATAATAGTAGGTTGATTTTGTCTtgacatatatatattattagtgaTAGTTGACATTTCACAATGTATTGAATAGCATAAGAATCTTTAAAAGAATTAGGCATCATTTTTAATATTTCATGGATGAAGACGTACATCCAAACTAGATACTGACATATATCAGCGATCAACACCTATAAAATACTACAAACATATTAAGCATTTTTTATTCACCCATAAAGGAGAATCATGTCTGATAACAAGCATCACAATAATAAGTACTTTTATATCCATAATCCATGTGCTAAGGTATAGtattattattttcctttttttgtccattctttattttttgtagaatgtAATAATTATTGATATACGCCATACGGTTGTGTATAATAATGAGCGAGGAAATActcatcataatcataatcatagtCATAAAGGATTAGTTTAAAATTCTCTTCCTCTTTAGATGTATACTTGTGATAGAGTaaacattttatttattagaattttatttcgaaaaatattaaaaaactatcaaaatttgatatttttggtcattaattagttattaatgtttaaatatatggaataaaatatattattaaattattaaattaaaaaaattaaattaaaaaattaaattaataattaaataataacaaaaataaaaaaatttgatggtCCTTTTTGGAGTATAAATTTCACTGATAGCAAATATTCCAAGTTCCAACACTAGTTAGGAGACACAACCATaagtgtatttttttttgttttaacttAATTACCATTTTTAATTAGGGTCACACGGATCAAATTGAATCGGATATAACCTATAATTCTATCTATTTCGTATTGTAGTTATTAGATCAGATATAATATCTGTATTTTTGAATGTCGGATCGGATCCAATTTCGAGTATATCtgcataattaaaaagaaaaaaccatTTTAAGTCCTTGtttgactatttttataaaaaaatatttaaaaaatttatttttttacctgTTTAAGTCTATTTActtctaaaatattatcaataaaaattttttaaataataaaaaaataataacacaaaatttaagtttaattattcgaagttgaaatataatataaaaaaattaaaaacaagatatcataaaTTATCCTATTTTGGTTATCCACAGTATTCTCCAACCCGATAGGTTAAAGACTAATTCGTCATGGATTTAAACTCTATTTAAGGGTCTACCGTTGACCCATAAATTACTAAATTGGCAATCCAATCTTATCATAGTACAGATCCGACCACGTGAATGGATTTTTTTTAgtggaaaaaaaattggatagcATCAAGTAGAAAATCTCACCCtttattattttctctctcttatttatttcAGATCTTATTTgtaaaactaaaagtaaaagattacactttattctctctaataacaaacaaaaaaaatggagaggatccatttcctcCCACCACAAGTAACATTTTTCTTAAACCACGGGGGCGCAAAACAAAAGAGGGCTATGGATACGCTTTGCTTCCTCTTTGATCCAATGACCAAAAAAGTAAGCGACCCATAACTAATTACTTTTCATTAATGTTTTTTGGACTGAGCTATTTGTTTGGTTTTATactgtatttttaaatttaagagattaaaaattaattcgtcaaaaattaaaattttattggcCAATAAAGTATTATGTACATAATATAAGATTCAaacttttgaatttatttaaaaaacctAATGCACAAACTATTTGGTCATTGACACTTTAGACTGAGATACTGAAGTGTACTTCAAACACTTCAAGGGCAAGACCCGAAAAAGAAATATAGGGaaattataaattttgtaaattaaatattatttttggtgttcataaattaaatatagTATCAGTTaagattttttatgataaaattttCCAATCATCAATTCATTCCACATATTGAAACCATGAAAAAAGACTCGCGGATGAAGTGAATTTTGTGAATTATGCTTATGTGATATATATATGGTATTGTATGCTTATGTAATATAtttgaataaaaacaaaatcaatttaTCATTATCTTGTATATTTAAAACGCGTGAGAGTGAGTTGGATGTGGTGGCCCAAATAACCAATTTTCTCTTTTAGAAAagtaattgattaattaattccatcccaaaaaagaaagaaagaaaatgaattaattagttttataataaaagtaaaagaaaataatgaGATGGGAATTGTGGCTGGCAGcggtgatgagagagaaaaatatgacAAAAGAAGACAACAAACGACGTTGCATGAGAGATCGAGAAAAACAAGATTGTGTGTGTGAGAAAGAGAGAcacagagagaaagaaagaacgcGCCTCTGCCCTGACGGACATGGTCGAAGAGAGCTTCCTCTGAGATCATCCTGCAAAGGGCACCATTACAAGGGAACATTAAGGGGTTCAGTTCTATTTTTCCTccggagaaaaaagaaaaaaaaaatcaatctttGCATTCAAAAgattgttttttttcttcttcttcttcttcttctgctgccCCCTTTTTCCTTCTTCCTGAAATTTGATCTCTACCTACTTGCGTTGCATCCTGCATTGTCGATTGGTTAGATTCCTTTCTCCCTTTTGCATGGTAATTCAATGCTcccttttgcctttttttttgtttcttttttgatataaagggaaaaaggaaaaaagCATTGAGCTTGCTTGCCAATGGGGTTATTCCTTGTTTCTTCATTGTTATGTCTTTGGTTGGTGATTGTCAGCATTTTCATTATTATGTTCTGTGAAAAGGAAATGAAATCATTTGGTTGATGTTGGTGTAATTTCTTTCAGCTCCCCCATACATTGCTGGGAATCATTCTGAGAGAGGGATATTGAGCTCGGTTATGTACCTGCTGGGCACAAGGTTGTAAGGAAAagataaaatacagaaaatgaggGACCCTGACGTGATCATCAGACCCCAGACCTGCTATTAATTTTGCATTCCTTTTGTAATTATACATGCGTTTTGCCTAGTTAGTGAATTTCTGCTGGATAGGAGGTTGAAGGGTTTTTTGTTACTGAAAAAACCTGGAAAGTTTTGTACATATGCTATGCATGTATCATATAGCTTCCTGGCTATAAAGAGATATTGACTTGGTCTCAAAGTCTACCAGTGTGGCATTGGCCTCACAAAGACATGGAAAGTAAATGGGGCCCCTTTGGGTTATGCCTTTGGAGTTACATTCTATTGATTTCTGCGTGTGGAATTCAGCAGTCTTGCTCTCTGAATGATGAAGGTGATTTTTATGGATTTCCCTCTTGCTTTACTTCCACGGTTCCACCCACAACCCCATTTACATATTCCTTTTCTTGTGTCTATTGCATGATTTCTTCATGATGCATTTGAATGGATAGAAGCAGGATTGGCTCTACTGAAATTTCGGCTGACTGATCCTTACGGGGCTCTAGCAAATTGGAATTCAAATGATTATGCTGCCTGCAAGTGGTCAGGTGCCCATTGTGTTGATGGTAAAGTGAACATGCTGTAAGTTCCATGGTGTTGCCCTCTTTATAGCTTTTTTCAGTGAAAATCACTTATTTTAGTGAAGGTCATTCTTCTTGTTTTGAGAAAGCTGCTAGTTTGATAGATATGAATGCAGTGCTGAACATGGCATGCTTTTTGGATTTTATGCCTTAGTGTTATTTCTTGTAGGGAGCTGAATGGACTATCTTTGGCAGGGGCGTTGGCCCCTGAGCTTGGGAAACTATCCCTATCAGCATTCCTCTTGAAGCTGTGAAAGCTCTGAttgaattttatcttttatattgtaataataaaaaaaaatcttatagcTCGATATTTGTCATATAGAAATCTTTCTTAAATTGTCTTAGTAGTCATGATATGCGTAAAAAATGTTATTATTCCACTACAAAGTTTATGCTTGCTCCTGGCAAGTTCTATATTTCATTGTATTTCTAAATCAGAATGTGCTCCCTTTGTGCCGTTGGAATAATTTGTTATGCAAGAACAATTTTTCTGTCACCATTCCCAAAGAACCTGGAGATCTAAATAAGCTGGGGTTATTGCAGTTTTATTAGATTTAAATAGTTGTACATAGACATGTTTATAATAGGATACTAAGATGTTATTTGCTCTATATAACCAACCTCactaaacggaaaaaaaaaaaagagctagTGTTTTAGTAGATTTCTGGGTATACCTTTAAATGAAATATTGTTTTCACATAGGTTGGCTTGTGGCAATACAATTGAAGTCGTTGAGCATTATTCATCTCTGAAAACTTCACCTCACCTCAGAAATAGAAAGTTGGCACAATGGTAAGCGGTTCATATTTCTCCTTGGTCTAGTGATCTTAATTTGTCCATTTCATGCTTTCCTTCCATGTTTCACACTTTCACTCGAATGTTGGATATCATTGTTTTGTCTACTCTGATTTTAAGGTTCAAGACAGAGAAGGCTTCCTCTCatggaatcagagagaataactGTGTCAATTTGCCTGGTGAGTATAGAACATTGATTGATTTGTAGCCTGTGAAAAATGAAAAATCACTTTtaatttgaattcaaaatatGGCTTGCATCTTGTAGGTTCTGATGGGATAGAGATTGCACCAAGTACATCAAATCTAGTCAATACTGCACGCCGACGGTTGCTTGATGAGTCCAGCAGTAACCTTGCCGCTGCACCTTTTGCCGGGGCGCCTGTACCGATTAGTTCCGTTCCAACTACCCTGAGTAGTGGATCTTTCCCAGCTGTACCAGTTTCCAAACAAACTGATTCACCCAACTCACCACCTTCAAGTTCTAATTCTCCTCCAAAAGATAGTCCTTCTTCAAATGAAAATGGTTCAAGCCCGTGGaagattgttgttattgttatatgTGTGCTTATCTTGGTCATTTTTATTTTGGTCCTTCTTTGGATTTGGAGAAAACGAGCTGTAAAAGTAATAAAGCCCTGGAGGACAGGAATAAGTGGACAGTTGCAGAAAGCATTTGTAACAGGTAGCAATCCCATGAGACAAATAAAAACCACATCTTATATATGATTTAAATGAACAATTACGTTTAAAAATTttgttgaaaaatttaaaatgggaTATTTGTGTTTATAATCTTATTTAAAATGGTGATATTGGTTGATGTCTCCATATGAAATGCAGGGGTCCCAAAATTGAACCGAGCGGAGCTGGAGACAGCTTGTGAAGATTTCAGCAATATCATTTATGATTTAGGTTCGTGCACCATATACAAAGGAACTCTGTCCAGTGGCGTTGAGATTGCTGTTGCTTCTACTACTATTACTTCTCCAGCACATTGGACAAAGGGCATGGAGATGGCATATCGGAAAAAGGTttaaaagagataaagatatttGAATTAAGATCCCAAGTTGTTCAATCAAGGGGACTCTCAATTCTCAAACCTGACCTGCTTCTAATTTTTGTTTGTTATATGCTTCAGCTTGATATTTTGTCCCGTATTAACCACAAGAACTTCACCAATCTAATTGGTTACTGTGATGAAGAACAACCCTTCACAAGGATGATGGTGTTTGAGTTTGCTCCAAGTGGAACCCTATATGATCACCTGAATGGTAATACTTTTTTTCCTTAGTTACTATCTTGCACATGGCGAATCTGAATCAATCTAATGCTTGTTCATTTCAGTTCCTGAAGTTGAACACCTTGATTGGAGTGCAAGGATGAGGGTTATTATGGGCACTGCTTATTGTCTTCAGTACATGCACCATGATCTCAATCCACCAATAGCTCATTCCGAGCTGAGTTCagatgctattttattaactgATGACTTTGCAGCTAAGGTATTCGCATCTCGAACtccttttttttgcttttgttaCATTGTTGCAAATTAACTTATCTCCTTTCTTTCAATCTCTCAGATTGCAGAGGTAGTTTTTTGCAAGAATGTAGTATCGCCAACCAAAACAACTGAAGGTGAATCAAAGCAATACGAGTTGCCACCTGAGTGCTGTCCTGAAAACGATGTCTATAGATTTGGAGTTTTATTGCTTGAAATCATTACTGGGAAACTACCATACCAGGACCATGGCAACCTTACTGTCCTTGCAGACTGGGTACATGTTTGgcctctctttttatttttagtatttcttGGTTCAGAATTTTGtaaagaaaatagtaaaaaagaaTTAGAGTTTAGTGTTATCCTTCATAAAATTGTTAAAATAGTGTTATCTTTCACAAAATCCTGAAAAATAAAAGAGGAAATGAAATAAGGCAGCCACATTGTTTAACAAAGAATGATTCTCCATGAACTTGGCAGGCTGCTAAGTACTTGCGTGAGAAGACAAGCGATCGCTCTATTGTTGATCCGACGCTGCAATCGTTCAAAGATGAAGAACTGAGTGTGATATTTGATGTGATCCATGAATGCACTCAATCAGATGCAAGTCTAAGACCAACAATGAAGGATGTAACTCTCAAGCTGAGGGATGCGCTTAAAATATCGCCCGACCAAGCCATCCCAAGACTTTCTCCACTCTGGTGGGCTGAACTCGAGATCTTGTCAATGGAGGGCACTTAAAAGCTCTCTTCTCTGTGTTGTAAGTTCaagtctctctctttctctctaacaTCTATCAAGCTGACAGAGGATACCTTTCTGAGAAATGTTTGCTActacaatttttctttctttctttctttcaattcattttattttattttattttttgtaaaagcttATGTGATTAATACCATAGCTATTCTTGTCCCAATGTAAGTATGTGTGTCTATGTTATGTTATTGTCACTTTGCAAATCTGGGGGTGCTGTAAATTAACTACATTTATTCATCAAGTTTGGATTAAATGTTTAACAGATTTATTGGTATATCGGTCCCATTCTCCATGCAACTTCTACATCAATCTATTCAATATTAATGGAACTTGTAATAATTGCTCTGACTCAGATAGTCTACCTCTTCCAAACCACAAATATGCATGCAAATGTGTAGATACTTTTGTAACTATTCTAATCTAATTCAtcaataatattctatttttaactgTAATATTTATATAGAGGTTAAGTTAAGTACTCACGTTTCTTTGGCTAGCTAAAAACAAAAACTACAATCAAGAACGGGAAACTTTGTAGAAATAAGGATATGCCTTATGTAGTGAGAGTGGTAGAATAAGTTAATGctaattattcaaatattataaTGGATTTAATTTCTATGTATTTACAGGGTGTTGGACGTTTTTACACCGTTAGCCCATAGAAGTTATGATTCTTAATGAGGAACTACTCATTGTGATAACCACCCACaacctttttaaatttttattggttGACATTGTAAATGTGCTTGAAATCATTTCGTTTGTATGATCATTTAAATAGTAAGTGTGACAACTAATTATACTTACCAATCTGATAATATATAacaatcattattattattataattatatatatctgTGCAAAATGATTTATACTCaatatactaaattttttttgggtGTTTTCAGCGTATgggattaataattaaataagtcTCTGAAAATTTATCAGTAAATTAAATTAGTCTCTTAAaaatttgattcatcaaaatagtttttaaaagataCATCTGCGAGTCctattaatattttgttaattatgatGTTAACAATTTCAATGAATGCTAAACTGCAACACTGTTTGAGCgttatgtatatgttatatgttTTTGTTAGTACACTACTCACACATCCACTCCACACTATGCAGTTCTTAAATCACAATGTAGTCTTGGTTGGGAATTGAATCCGGATGCAACATTTTAAAAGGCAACTAATTAGCCATCTGATCCAGGCCTGAGCTACGATCGACAACAATTTGAGACATCAAATTTAATATGGGCCAATTTAATTCGGGCCATTTTGAATCGCAAATTCTTCAACGACCAATTCAACTATTAATTCAATAAACTTTTATATTTCATAATGATATGAGTTCGATGCTCGCTCGACCGTTTGAATATTGAATAGGGTCATAGGGATGGTAATTTGAGCCAACTAGACCTTGGCTTTCCCAAATGGATGGCCTTttcagctgttgattgaatttTGCGGCGGATATGAATAATACTAGTTGTTTGGGTATGTGATGGGTAGGGATAATAGTCACGTCGTTTCATACACGTTTCAAACATACACAAATGAATGTTTGAGATaatgaattatttaatttaatgaatttaaatttatttaaaattgtttAGAAATTTAATATCATgactttaatattatattaaaaatttacatCATCTTTTTTAtactttgtattttattttcctagatcatatattatattatgtcattaaaaaaaaataaattttatttaatctcctctaaaataacatgtaagttattcTTTATAATGTCTCACATCTTAATTGGTTATTATCTTAACCATAGTtaggttattttataatttattatttgagatggataatggtataatttcttaaaatatcaaaactCCACTCCTCTTAATTGAAACACATTTTcacttctccattttttcttcatcACGTAAGCATTGTCGTCGCAGTTGTGACAAAAAGCGCCCACATCCTCGCGATCTACTGCCCTCTCATGCAATCTGTCTTTTTTCAGTGCATCATCCCTTAACGATGCTGTCCTTTCCAGTATATATAGTCTTCacattttgtatttaaaaattttaatattaaatattttttatttaaaatatcatttttatgttatttttaaactgttatattggcctcttttttaagataatacaaaaaaaataatttctcataaaaataatttatttaatcattaattaaataataaagtactaataaattaaaaattaaaaaaataaaaaattataaaaaatacgaTAAGAAAGttggattttattattttaaatttgtgttattaattttaataacatattcattttaaataatttatgtagaataaaaaatatctttatttgtttagagtacaaattttattattatatttgtatgttcatgattttaattatattttgaatactctgaatagatttatttcattatattatattttacatatgaatatatgttttatcatgtaattaaataaagataaattttttaatgaaaaatttaataattaaactaaccattaattatgttggTAAAGAGTAATCTACGGCAGCAAGAAGGATTGAGTGAGAGGACAGGAGATAGCGATGACGTCGGCGCTGACTATATTGGGAAAGACAGCAAAGTTATGGATCACGGAATTCAACGACGTCGTTAGCACCGAAGAAAGAGAAATTGAGTGAGAGGGCAGTAGATGACGACGACATCGACGCTTCTTGTCACAACGGCAACGACGATATTTGGAAGGACCGACGGGATGAAAAAAATAGAGGAATAGAAAGGTGCTTCAATTAACGAGAGTGGggttttgatattttaagaaattatatcattactcatctcaaataataaattataaaataatttaattatagttAAAATAATGACCAATTAAAATGTAACACattataaaagataatttacatattattttaaaagaagttGAATAGAATTCACCTTAAAAAAAAATGGTGAACATTTGTGATAGTGATATGTTGATGGATGATTGAACTCATTTGGAATAAACGAATGTACATTTGTGACGTCTGGGTAATAGCAGCATGATCTCCCACTTGCTCCAgattgagcttttaaacacccgcctaggTAGTAGCTAcaatagtggttattccactggctctgggttaagcgggtagtagcaaggggggtTATAGCTCAAATCCACTTGCTCTGCATGGGTGTttcagtccatggttagctaccgagacatgtcgggttggctgtataatcgacagatgatctcatcagccataggataggcatacatcatgtgcattttgtttgtttgtttgcgaTGCTTTATTTGggattgcctaactgaatatatTATGATAATTGTAATAATTGCTACTTGCACTAATTGTCTTCTACCTGTGCTTGCAATTGCCTGTTTGTCTATATTTGTAAATTCACTGGAGATGGAGGGACGGAGGAAAGGTGGATTTGTTTGATGTTAATGTTAAGATTTAGAGTAGGCATGTTTAGAATCTTTTAAGCCATCTACCCTTTGTTACGGCTTTATTTTAgagtttaagttttataattatatgttggagttctaggattgcctctggcattctcaagaccttatttattatacgcgtagcacctttaccatgctgagaacctccagttctcaccccccatactgtgttgttgttttcaaatgcaggtcaaGATGCTCCTCGCTAAGCGTCTGGATTTCTTGAAGCGGAGTAGTTACTGGGATGTTTTGGTTTATCAGTTTATGTATatatgcacttagttacttagcTTAGTCTCCAAAaaacttgattattttgtttCTCATAGAGGTTAAGGAAGAGTTAGGACtttatttctgtattttgggtattttgggatactggtatatgtatgtatatatattctccggcaagccttggcttcgcaggctgagtcaggagctagtttcaCTGTATTCTTGACTCTCTTTTCGTTCTTCTGCTTATTTATATCTTAAACATTTAGGtttcttagcatgcaagtaatttcattttctgaatgctgtgtttttttattttgcgattttgttttacctattTTTCAAGGCTCATAGTTAAGTATCTCTTtccctattattatatatatttttatttttagaggttgtaataccttactatctcagtcttatgacttaagcataagattaagtatggTAGAGTGTTACATATCTCAATTACCATATGAGAAATAATGACAATGAGATGATATTTAAGCGTGAGAATCCCATTCTATTGCGTACCCGATGAATAAGTTCTTTGTCCgagttgaagagtttgatattgagtagTATCGGTGGTAGCGGGAGAAAAGAGATTGGAAGGGTggggtataggttgctagcacGAATGGAAAATAGAGATTTTCGGTTTCGCTGTTTTGACTCTATGGTGACGAGCATGTGCACCTAATATTTGACATCCATAAAAAAATCATGGTAGAATAAGTGATGAAGCTTTCTGACAGAATAAGATAATTTTaggttatttaaattaatttttattatcttttaaacaTTATTGATATGTTGGATGGTCATATGTTAGCTAAATCGCAATATCTAATTATCTTAAGTTTGCATAAGTGTATGTTAATCATTTTTATTAGTTTACgctaaaaataaattactaattcTGTATCCAAACTATTTAAGTGCTGAACACAAAAAAAATTGGCA
Coding sequences:
- the LOC112792716 gene encoding protein MALE DISCOVERER 2 isoform X3; translated protein: MESKWGPFGLCLWSYILLISACGIQQSCSLNDEGLALLKFRLTDPYGALANWNSNDYAACKWSGAHCVDGKVNMLLACGNTIEVVEHYSSLKTSPHLRNRKLAQWFKTEKASSHGIRENNCVNLPGSDGIEIAPSTSNLVNTARRRLLDESSSNLAAAPFAGAPVPISSVPTTLSSGSFPAVPVSKQTDSPNSPPSSSNSPPKDSPSSNENGSSPWKIVVIVICVLILVIFILVLLWIWRKRAVKVIKPWRTGISGQLQKAFVTGVPKLNRAELETACEDFSNIIYDLGSCTIYKGTLSSGVEIAVASTTITSPAHWTKGMEMAYRKKLDILSRINHKNFTNLIGYCDEEQPFTRMMVFEFAPSGTLYDHLNVPEVEHLDWSARMRVIMGTAYCLQYMHHDLNPPIAHSELSSDAILLTDDFAAKIAEVVFCKNVVSPTKTTEGESKQYELPPECCPENDVYRFGVLLLEIITGKLPYQDHGNLTVLADWAAKYLREKTSDRSIVDPTLQSFKDEELSVIFDVIHECTQSDASLRPTMKDVTLKLRDALKISPDQAIPRLSPLWWAELEILSMEGT
- the LOC112792716 gene encoding protein MALE DISCOVERER 2 isoform X2; protein product: MESKWGPFGLCLWSYILLISACGIQQSCSLNDEAGLALLKFRLTDPYGALANWNSNDYAACKWSGAHCVDGKVNMLLACGNTIEVVEHYSSLKTSPHLRNRKLAQWFKTEKASSHGIRENNCVNLPGSDGIEIAPSTSNLVNTARRRLLDESSSNLAAAPFAGAPVPISSVPTTLSSGSFPAVPVSKQTDSPNSPPSSSNSPPKDSPSSNENGSSPWKIVVIVICVLILVIFILVLLWIWRKRAVKVIKPWRTGISGQLQKAFVTGVPKLNRAELETACEDFSNIIYDLGSCTIYKGTLSSGVEIAVASTTITSPAHWTKGMEMAYRKKLDILSRINHKNFTNLIGYCDEEQPFTRMMVFEFAPSGTLYDHLNVPEVEHLDWSARMRVIMGTAYCLQYMHHDLNPPIAHSELSSDAILLTDDFAAKIAEVVFCKNVVSPTKTTEGESKQYELPPECCPENDVYRFGVLLLEIITGKLPYQDHGNLTVLADWAAKYLREKTSDRSIVDPTLQSFKDEELSVIFDVIHECTQSDASLRPTMKDVTLKLRDALKISPDQAIPRLSPLWWAELEILSMEGT
- the LOC112792716 gene encoding protein MALE DISCOVERER 2 isoform X1 translates to MESKWGPFGLCLWSYILLISACGIQQSCSLNDEEAGLALLKFRLTDPYGALANWNSNDYAACKWSGAHCVDGKVNMLLACGNTIEVVEHYSSLKTSPHLRNRKLAQWFKTEKASSHGIRENNCVNLPGSDGIEIAPSTSNLVNTARRRLLDESSSNLAAAPFAGAPVPISSVPTTLSSGSFPAVPVSKQTDSPNSPPSSSNSPPKDSPSSNENGSSPWKIVVIVICVLILVIFILVLLWIWRKRAVKVIKPWRTGISGQLQKAFVTGVPKLNRAELETACEDFSNIIYDLGSCTIYKGTLSSGVEIAVASTTITSPAHWTKGMEMAYRKKLDILSRINHKNFTNLIGYCDEEQPFTRMMVFEFAPSGTLYDHLNVPEVEHLDWSARMRVIMGTAYCLQYMHHDLNPPIAHSELSSDAILLTDDFAAKIAEVVFCKNVVSPTKTTEGESKQYELPPECCPENDVYRFGVLLLEIITGKLPYQDHGNLTVLADWAAKYLREKTSDRSIVDPTLQSFKDEELSVIFDVIHECTQSDASLRPTMKDVTLKLRDALKISPDQAIPRLSPLWWAELEILSMEGT